CGCCGGCCGACTCACACTGCTGGACCAGTCCGCAACGACAGAGCTTTTGCCGCTAGCGCAGAGCAGAGGAGTGGGGATAGTTGCAGCTGGCGTTTACAACTCAGGCCTGCTCAGCTCCGTCACCGTAAAGGACGGTGCCAACTTCGACTATGCGCCAGCCTCGGACGCGATGACGGCAAGGGCACGTCGAATCGCAGCAACCTGCCAAGCCCACGGCCTTAGCCTTCCCGACGCCGCACTTCAGTATCCGCTCCGACATCCCTCCGTCCTGTCCGTGGTCGTCGGCACCCGCTCGACCTCACACGTCGACAGCAGTCTTGAACGCTTCCTCACCCCAATTCCCGACGAGCTCTGGGCCGAGCTCGACGCTACGGGCCTGGTCCCTGATCTGAACGGAACACCATGACCACCATTATCGACGCGCAGGTATATGACCTGCGGTTCCCCACGTCCCTGAGCCTGGATGGTTCCGATGCAATGAACAAGGACGGTGATTACTCAGCTGCCTACGTCGTACTTGTCACGGACGATCCGCAGCTGTCCGGATATGGGTTCACTTTTACGATCGGGCGGGGCAACGATCTGTGCGTGGCAGCTGCCCGCCAGCGTGCACTTCCGCTTATTGGCCGCGATGTCGCCAACATGGTAGGCGATCTCGGCGGTGTGTATCGGGATCTGGCCGGTGATACGCAACTGCGGTGGCTTGGACCGGAAAAGGGCGTCGTCCATCTGGCGATGGCAGCTGTGATGAACGCAGTCTGGGATCTTGCGGCGCGTCTGGCTGGGAAACCGGTATGGCGGCTGCTGTCAGACATGAGTCCGGAAGAACTTGTCGACGTTGCCGATCTGCGCTACCTTTCCGACGCACTCACGAGGGACGAGGCAATCGAAATTCTCCGCGAGATGGAGCCGACACGTCAAGAGCGAATCGACGAACTGGACCGTCGCGGTGGATACCCGTGCTACACCACAAGCGCAGGGTGGTTGGGATACAGCGATGACAAATTGCGCCGGCTGCTCAAAGAAGCTGTCGACAGCGGATACCAGCATGTGAAACTGAAAGTCGGTGCCAATCTCGAGGACGACCGGCGCCGAATGGGCATTGCCCGCGAGGTGATCGGATGGGACGCCAAGC
This genomic window from Arthrobacter sp. 24S4-2 contains:
- a CDS encoding L-fuconate dehydratase, translating into MTTIIDAQVYDLRFPTSLSLDGSDAMNKDGDYSAAYVVLVTDDPQLSGYGFTFTIGRGNDLCVAAARQRALPLIGRDVANMVGDLGGVYRDLAGDTQLRWLGPEKGVVHLAMAAVMNAVWDLAARLAGKPVWRLLSDMSPEELVDVADLRYLSDALTRDEAIEILREMEPTRQERIDELDRRGGYPCYTTSAGWLGYSDDKLRRLLKEAVDSGYQHVKLKVGANLEDDRRRMGIAREVIGWDAKLMIDANQVWDVPEAIDWVNELAHFNPLWIEEPTSPDDVLGHAAVRRAVAPIGVATGEHGMNRVLFKQMFQAGAIDYCQLDAARLASINEILAVYLMAKKFGVPVCPHAGGVGLCELVQHLSIFDYVAVSGTLENRVTEYVDHLHEHFVDPCIVVEGNYVLPSQPGYSAKVFRETLDVYSYPKGSYWAAASESESVGAVSIL